A section of the Salmo salar chromosome ssa05, Ssal_v3.1, whole genome shotgun sequence genome encodes:
- the LOC106605066 gene encoding riboflavin transporter 2-like: protein MTLLTHVLACLFGMGSWVAINGIWVELPLIVPEIPEGWYLPSYLTVLIQMANVGPLFVTLMHRFRPGKLDERPVIYSIVGLGVVATFLLAFFWKHTVPLAGAMHSVPLLVLCFLLSVVDCTSSVTFLPFMMRLGPQYLTTYFVGEGVSGLVPAVVALVQGVGVVHCRNATVARLANGTLGINSTVGASGELQAQYQPANFSAQVFFLFLSAMMVVCLAAFVLLNHHPAVARERKREHYFNRGQAEEKSDQALSLSHRPQEEKPMISSPDGHRRARRSSFGTGFYSGPEVTFIFVVLAWVNALTNAVLPSVQSYSCLPYGNQAYHLAATMAAVANPVACFIAMFLPLRSLVLIGLLTIVGTGFATYIMAMAALSPCPLLVHSASGTALIVIAWVLFVLTLSYVKVIIGVILRDEGHSALVWCGAVVQLGSMLGALSMFPLVSVYGLFKSGDPCNTMCTK, encoded by the exons ATGACTCTCCTAACCCACGTGCTGGCATGCCTCTTTGGCATGGGCTCCTGGGTGGCCATTAACGGGATATGGGTGGAGCTGCCCCTCATTGTGCCCGAAATCCCAGAGGGTTGGTACCTGCCCTCTTACCTCACTGTGCTCATCCAGATGGCCAACGTGGGGCCCCTTTTCGTCACCCTCATGCACCGCTTCCGCCCGGGGAAGCTGGACGAGCGGCCCGTCATCTACTCCATAGTGGGCCTGGGTGTGGTCGCTACCTTCCTCCTGGCCTTCTTCTGGAAGCACACGGTGCCCCTAGCGGGCGCTATGCATAGTGTCCCCCTCCTAGTGCTCTGTTTCCTACTCTCTGTGGTGGACTGCACCTCCTCGGTCACCTTCCTGCCCTTCATGATGCGCCTCGGGCCCCAGTACCTCACTACGTACTTTGTAGGGGAGGGCGTTAGTGGCTTGGTGCCTGCCGTAGTGGCTCTGGTGCAGGGGGTGGGGGTGGTTCACTGTCGGAATGCTACAGTGGCTCGCTTAGCCAATGGGACCTTAGGGATTAACTCCACGGTAGGGGCCAGTGGAGAGCTCCAGGCTCAATACCAGCCCGCTAACTTCTCGGCCCaggtcttcttcctcttcctcagtgCCATGATGGTGGTGTGTCTGGCCGCCTTCGTCTTGCTCAACCACCACCCGGCCGTGGCCAGGGAGAGGAAGCGTGAGCACTACTTCAACAGAGGCCAGGCAGAGGAGAAGAGTGACCAAGCCCTGTCCCTGTCTCACAGACCTCAAGAGGAGAAGCCCATGATCAGTTCTCCGGATGGCCACCGGAGAGCCCGGCGGAGCTCCTTCGGGACGGGCTTCTACAGTGGGCCGGAGGTGACGTTCATCTTTGTGGTTCTGGCCTGGGTCAATGCCCTGACCAATGCAGTGCTGCCCTCAGTGCAGTCTTACTCCTGTCTGCCCTACGGGAACCAGGCCTACCATCTGGCGGCCACCATGGCAGCCGTGGCCAACCCCGTGGCCTGCTTCATCGCCATGTTCCTGCCCTTAAG GTCGTTGGTGCTGATTGGGCTTCTGACAATAGTTGGGACAGGGTTTGCTACTTACATCATGGCCATGGCTGCACTGAGCCCCTGTCCTCTACTGGTCCACAGCGCCTCAGGAACCGCACTCATA GTCATAGCCTGGGTGTTGTTTGTCCTGACCCTCTCCTATGTGAAGGTGATCATTGGGGTGATCCTTCGGGATGAGGGCCACAGCGCCCTCGTGTGGTGTGGAGCAGTAGTACAGCTTGGCTCCATGCTGGGCGCCCTGTCCATGTTTCCCTTGGTCAGTGTCTATGGACTCTTCAAATCAGGGGACCCTTGTAACACCATGTGCACAAAGTAG